In a genomic window of Dyadobacter fermentans DSM 18053:
- a CDS encoding PepSY-associated TM helix domain-containing protein — MTKKAPFTRMLFRLHSWLGLFTGIFLILLGLSGSVLVFRTELDQYFNAELLHVTPVDHAATDQVLKRCYENITSRYPNLDGIAWVNPDAEPADAYNFRIYFNDTRLFTYDLGLISFDPHTGAVLREGPSSEFTPSFIEWLFQFHFSFQLGIPGAALTAFFGITMLLSLITGAIVYRKMLWRVICFRVKINRKNWRTISSDLHRIVGVWSLLLNAVIFFTGFWMNLFAFKAKTWENEQVATRPNTLMAASPDRMYREALAAMPDLQPTYVYLPTQPARKFEVRGYAAGESRIWGSSNSVRVDQQTGEIVQVTRLADKPLGERIEATFFPLHVGNFGGIAVKILYAIIGLTPGLLAVTGFLLWWRGVRKPRRAAPAGIKREKAGQGSGDRL; from the coding sequence ATGACGAAGAAAGCACCATTTACCCGAATGCTTTTCAGGCTGCACAGCTGGCTGGGCCTGTTCACGGGGATATTCCTGATCCTGCTTGGATTAAGCGGTTCGGTACTCGTTTTCAGGACGGAGCTCGACCAGTATTTCAATGCGGAACTGCTGCATGTTACCCCGGTGGACCATGCGGCTACCGACCAGGTTTTGAAGCGTTGTTATGAAAACATCACCAGCCGCTACCCGAACCTGGACGGCATTGCGTGGGTAAACCCGGACGCTGAGCCGGCGGATGCGTACAATTTCAGGATCTATTTCAATGACACCCGCCTGTTTACCTACGATCTCGGACTGATTTCCTTCGACCCGCACACCGGTGCGGTGTTGCGCGAGGGGCCGTCCAGCGAATTCACGCCCAGCTTTATAGAATGGTTATTCCAGTTTCATTTCAGCTTCCAGCTCGGCATTCCCGGCGCGGCGCTGACAGCCTTTTTTGGCATTACCATGCTGCTCTCTTTGATCACCGGGGCCATTGTGTACCGCAAAATGCTGTGGAGAGTCATCTGTTTCCGGGTCAAAATCAACCGCAAGAACTGGCGGACGATCAGCTCGGATCTGCACCGTATCGTGGGCGTATGGTCGCTGTTGCTCAATGCCGTGATTTTCTTCACGGGATTTTGGATGAACCTGTTTGCATTCAAGGCTAAAACCTGGGAAAACGAACAGGTGGCCACCCGGCCGAACACGCTCATGGCCGCCTCGCCCGACCGGATGTACCGCGAGGCGCTGGCCGCGATGCCGGATTTGCAGCCTACCTACGTTTACCTGCCGACGCAGCCTGCGCGCAAGTTTGAAGTCAGGGGTTATGCAGCAGGCGAGTCCAGGATATGGGGCAGTTCCAATTCGGTCCGGGTTGATCAGCAAACCGGTGAAATCGTGCAGGTTACCAGGCTTGCCGATAAGCCTCTGGGCGAGCGCATCGAAGCGACATTCTTTCCGCTGCATGTGGGAAATTTCGGGGGCATTGCCGTGAAAATCCTGTATGCGATCATCGGCCTCACGCCTGGCCTGCTGGCGGTTACCGGGTTTTTGCTTTGGTGGCGGGGCGTTCGGAAACCCCGTCGCGCAGCGCCCGCGGGTATCAAGCGGGAGAAGGCCGGACAAGGCTCCGGCGACCGGCTATGA
- a CDS encoding TonB-dependent receptor, protein MKIKYILLLLLTAGICLHSTAQSGLGSLSGRILNAEQQAITGASVTLQGTALGTITDADGQFVLTGITPGAYILSVSNVGYTAYTESLRIAKGKNAFLNLQLSESKQELEEVLVSAAKNRYQVLSSNSATRSNTPLLSTPQSVQVVSSEVLRDRQAFTLNEIAGSMTGMKANNGNGNFQIRGFTAYSPNDASFLLYNGIRGNLFLWSQQPLLYNIESVELLRGPSGALFSEGSPGGVVNFVTKKPLTEKRATVDLSLGSWAFGRASADFTGPIDRQKKLLYRAIVGYDRSESFRDYQEKKNLFIAPSLTYLVNSRSSLNLELNYAYSKAVQQYDNGSFIYTRPDGSFDFNHYSNNLTVQSPTDYGKTRNMSATLTFDHQISDNLKLTVVERAVRNVLDFTDHIPVGRIRNDSISRGYQDWLTDRFSLQTTAFATYTAKTGGIGHQIIVGTDYNRYGWTENDYQYKSSTRISILNPDYTGSVPDATVPADESDDNKRVTNLIGGYIQDQVSIGNKLKVLLSLRYDNYNAKETPLSDRDNKQGDELQASGWIPRIGVVYLPVNNVSIYGTYLKSFNPQTSNNVLAGGPFPTRKATQYEVGSKADVLDNRLSATLSLYQINYANILTAAPTDENSHRQAAIDGTRSRGGEFSLTGHVGPLSLITGYAFNEHVLVSTSTYGKKGDRFANAPKHQINFWGKYALPSNLLKGFSVSAGVRYVSDQVGLLSNQNFVFPSYTVLDAALSYQRQRFQVQVNAYNLANKHYFTGSRSGMTLGGLGDPFNVRLGVSYQIW, encoded by the coding sequence ATGAAAATCAAATACATATTACTGCTGTTGTTAACGGCGGGGATATGCCTGCATAGCACTGCGCAGTCGGGGCTGGGTTCGCTGAGCGGACGTATCCTGAATGCAGAGCAACAGGCAATCACAGGCGCATCCGTTACCTTGCAGGGCACTGCGCTCGGCACCATTACCGATGCCGACGGCCAGTTTGTCCTGACCGGCATCACACCGGGTGCATACATTCTTTCAGTCTCCAACGTAGGCTATACGGCTTACACAGAGAGCCTTCGCATTGCAAAAGGCAAAAACGCATTCCTGAACCTGCAACTTTCCGAAAGCAAGCAAGAACTGGAAGAAGTGCTGGTAAGCGCAGCGAAAAACAGGTATCAGGTGCTGTCGTCCAATTCGGCGACGCGGAGTAACACCCCGCTGCTTTCCACGCCGCAATCCGTGCAGGTGGTGTCGTCGGAAGTACTGCGCGATCGCCAGGCATTTACATTGAACGAAATCGCCGGTTCGATGACCGGCATGAAGGCCAATAACGGCAACGGCAACTTCCAGATCCGCGGTTTTACGGCTTACTCGCCAAACGACGCGAGTTTCCTGCTTTACAATGGCATCCGCGGCAACCTGTTCCTGTGGAGCCAGCAGCCGTTGCTCTACAACATCGAGTCGGTGGAACTGCTTCGCGGGCCGTCGGGCGCATTGTTCAGCGAGGGCTCTCCGGGTGGGGTAGTGAATTTTGTAACTAAAAAACCGCTGACCGAAAAGCGGGCAACCGTGGACCTTTCGCTGGGCAGCTGGGCATTCGGCCGCGCGTCCGCTGATTTTACAGGGCCAATTGACCGGCAAAAAAAGCTCTTGTACCGCGCGATCGTCGGATACGACCGCAGCGAAAGTTTCAGGGATTATCAGGAAAAAAAGAACCTTTTCATTGCGCCGTCATTGACGTACCTCGTAAACAGCCGCTCTTCGCTGAACCTCGAATTGAATTATGCCTATTCCAAAGCAGTGCAGCAATATGACAACGGCAGCTTCATTTACACCAGGCCCGACGGCAGTTTCGATTTTAACCATTATTCCAACAACCTGACGGTCCAGAGCCCGACGGACTACGGTAAAACCCGCAACATGTCGGCCACTTTGACCTTCGATCACCAGATCAGCGATAACCTCAAACTCACGGTCGTGGAGCGGGCCGTGCGGAATGTCCTCGACTTCACCGACCACATTCCGGTAGGGCGGATCAGAAACGATTCGATCAGCCGCGGGTATCAGGATTGGCTTACCGACCGGTTTAGCCTGCAAACCACCGCTTTTGCTACTTATACTGCCAAAACGGGCGGAATCGGGCATCAGATCATCGTCGGCACGGACTATAACCGGTACGGTTGGACCGAGAACGACTATCAGTACAAATCCTCCACCCGCATCTCCATTCTGAACCCCGACTACACCGGCAGTGTGCCCGACGCCACGGTACCTGCCGACGAATCGGACGATAACAAGCGGGTAACCAACCTGATCGGCGGCTACATCCAGGACCAGGTAAGCATCGGCAACAAGCTGAAAGTGCTGCTTTCACTGCGCTACGACAATTACAACGCGAAAGAAACGCCATTGTCCGACCGGGACAACAAGCAGGGCGACGAGCTGCAAGCGTCCGGCTGGATTCCGCGCATCGGGGTAGTGTATTTGCCGGTGAACAATGTGTCCATTTACGGGACTTACCTGAAATCATTCAATCCCCAAACTTCGAACAATGTACTGGCCGGCGGCCCATTCCCGACCCGGAAAGCGACCCAGTATGAAGTAGGCTCGAAGGCTGACGTGCTGGACAACCGCTTGTCGGCCACGTTGTCGCTGTACCAGATCAACTATGCCAATATCCTCACCGCCGCGCCAACGGACGAAAATTCGCACCGGCAGGCGGCCATCGACGGCACGCGCAGCCGCGGAGGTGAGTTTTCGCTCACTGGCCACGTGGGGCCGCTCAGCCTCATTACCGGGTATGCATTCAATGAACACGTGCTCGTAAGCACGAGCACCTACGGTAAAAAAGGCGACCGCTTTGCCAATGCACCCAAACACCAGATCAATTTCTGGGGTAAATATGCGCTTCCCTCCAACCTGCTGAAAGGGTTCAGCGTATCGGCGGGCGTGCGCTATGTGAGCGATCAGGTGGGTTTGCTGAGCAACCAAAACTTCGTGTTCCCGTCGTACACCGTGCTGGATGCGGCGCTATCTTACCAGCGCCAGCGGTTCCAGGTTCAAGTGAATGCCTATAACCTGGCCAACAAGCATTATTTTACGGGAAGCCGCTCGGGGATGACGCTCGGGGGACTGGGCGATCCGTTTAATGTGAGATTGGGCGTGAGCTATCAGATCTGGTAA
- a CDS encoding sulfatase family protein, translating into MKKYILSVIALLGSISSPFAQTAERPNIVLIFSDDHAYQSIGAYGNKIAKTPNIDRIAREGAILTNNLVANSICGPSRATLLTGKYSHMNGYKKNDRTLFDTSQLLFPKELQKSGYQTAWVGKLHLNSLPVGFDYWNILPGQGIYYNPEFITAPHDTTRKIGYVADIITQSSLEWLDKRDDKKPFFLVVGQKSVHRGWQPDLQDLGAYDDIDFPLPETFYDNYEGRVAAKDQQMSIEKTMTLKQDLKVHLDYDRVPGYKFFTDAQKKTFRDYYDKISKEFDDKKLTGKALTEWKYQRYMKDYLATANGLDRNIGKILDYLDKTGLSKNTVVIYASDQGFYLGEHGWFDKRFIYEESLKTPFVIRYPGVIKPGTKVDNLISNIDWAPTILDLAHTKIPSEIQGKSFLPLLDKNAKASTPWRDAAYYHYYEFPDFHHVYPHFGLKTKRYKLVRFYGGADSWELFDLEKDPHELKNVYADKANAAVVKDLKEKLKTLIVQYKDDEALALFNAAK; encoded by the coding sequence ATGAAAAAATACATTTTAAGTGTGATTGCCCTGCTGGGAAGCATTTCCAGCCCATTTGCCCAAACGGCGGAACGCCCGAACATCGTCCTGATTTTCTCGGATGACCATGCCTACCAGTCGATCGGTGCGTATGGCAACAAGATCGCCAAAACCCCGAACATCGACCGCATTGCACGCGAAGGCGCGATTTTGACCAATAACCTCGTGGCAAACTCTATTTGTGGGCCCAGCCGGGCCACTTTGCTTACCGGGAAATACAGCCACATGAACGGCTACAAGAAAAACGACCGGACGCTGTTCGACACCTCTCAGCTGCTCTTCCCGAAGGAGCTGCAAAAGAGCGGTTATCAAACGGCGTGGGTCGGAAAACTGCATTTGAACAGCCTGCCGGTGGGTTTCGACTATTGGAACATCTTGCCGGGGCAAGGCATTTACTACAATCCCGAGTTCATCACCGCGCCGCACGACACCACGCGGAAGATCGGCTACGTGGCGGACATTATCACGCAAAGTTCCCTCGAATGGCTCGACAAGCGCGACGACAAAAAGCCGTTTTTCCTGGTGGTAGGCCAAAAATCGGTGCACCGCGGATGGCAGCCCGATTTGCAGGACCTGGGCGCTTACGACGACATTGATTTCCCGCTTCCCGAAACGTTTTACGACAATTACGAAGGCCGCGTAGCTGCGAAAGACCAGCAAATGTCGATCGAAAAGACCATGACCCTGAAACAGGATTTGAAAGTACACCTGGACTACGACCGCGTGCCGGGCTACAAATTCTTCACCGACGCGCAGAAGAAAACCTTCCGCGACTACTATGATAAAATCAGCAAGGAATTCGACGACAAAAAGCTGACCGGCAAAGCATTGACGGAATGGAAATACCAGCGCTACATGAAAGACTACCTGGCAACGGCCAATGGTTTAGACCGGAACATCGGCAAAATCCTGGATTATCTTGACAAAACCGGCCTATCGAAAAACACCGTCGTGATTTACGCCTCCGACCAAGGCTTCTACCTCGGCGAGCACGGCTGGTTCGACAAGCGCTTTATCTACGAAGAATCGCTCAAAACGCCGTTTGTGATCCGCTACCCGGGCGTGATCAAGCCGGGAACGAAGGTGGACAACCTGATTTCGAACATCGACTGGGCGCCGACGATCCTCGATTTGGCACATACCAAAATCCCGTCGGAGATTCAGGGAAAATCGTTTCTGCCCCTGCTCGACAAGAATGCAAAAGCCAGCACGCCGTGGCGTGACGCAGCGTATTACCACTATTACGAATTCCCTGACTTCCATCACGTTTACCCGCATTTTGGCCTGAAAACAAAACGCTACAAACTGGTGAGATTTTACGGCGGCGCGGATAGCTGGGAATTGTTCGACCTAGAAAAAGATCCGCATGAACTTAAAAACGTGTACGCCGACAAGGCAAATGCGGCCGTGGTGAAAGACCTGAAAGAGAAGTTAAAAACGCTGATCGTTCAATACAAGGACGACGAAGCGCTAGCGCTTTTCAATGCTGCCAAATAA
- a CDS encoding RagB/SusD family nutrient uptake outer membrane protein, whose translation MKKLIYLVAFLLTASSCNDFLQENPASLMVDQNFYKTEADADAAIVAVYDGLNDQSSIFYRGIYLLAELPTDNAECGQGVANANIFALKNYTYGPVNDRIYVLYTAVYKTIANANVAIDKIPAIQMPDAKKSRLIAEARFVRALLYFNMVRLFGDVPLVLNQVTSLDAVDVPRTEASKVYEQIIADLDFAEQNLDASNGSANIGRPTKGSAAGLLSKVYLTLKDYPKARDKAKQVLDNAQYGLVESYFDIFTPQNRFNKEIIFDIQAKGNTGAANGFAMALFLPRTTIKLPAGGTVGGNSADVPTEEFYNSFKTGDLRKARTCFTEYDAGAGKATFRPHWYKFFDPSAIATLGEGTLTYPILRYSDLLLTYAEALNEIGGPSAEAFEAVNKVRRRAYGKAIGTADKEVDLAGLSKTAFQDAILDERRWEFGFENHRWFDLKRTGKLLSTLQAKGNTAIKEHHLLFPLPQRELDVNKKLTQNPGYTN comes from the coding sequence ATGAAAAAACTCATATATCTCGTAGCGTTCCTGCTGACAGCCAGCTCCTGCAACGACTTTTTACAGGAAAACCCGGCGTCGCTCATGGTCGACCAGAATTTTTACAAAACCGAAGCGGATGCCGACGCGGCGATCGTGGCGGTGTACGATGGTTTGAACGACCAGTCGAGCATTTTCTACCGCGGCATTTACCTGCTCGCCGAGCTGCCTACCGACAATGCCGAATGCGGCCAGGGCGTGGCGAATGCGAATATTTTTGCATTGAAAAACTACACGTACGGCCCGGTGAACGACCGCATTTACGTGCTCTACACGGCGGTGTATAAAACCATCGCGAATGCCAATGTGGCAATCGACAAAATCCCGGCCATCCAGATGCCCGATGCCAAGAAAAGCAGGCTGATCGCCGAAGCGCGGTTTGTCCGGGCATTGTTGTATTTCAATATGGTGCGGCTGTTTGGCGACGTGCCGCTGGTGCTCAACCAGGTGACGTCGCTGGACGCGGTGGATGTGCCCAGAACAGAGGCTTCCAAAGTGTACGAGCAAATTATCGCCGACCTGGATTTTGCAGAACAAAACCTGGACGCAAGCAATGGTTCGGCCAACATCGGTCGGCCCACTAAGGGCTCCGCGGCCGGACTTCTGTCGAAAGTGTACCTGACTTTGAAAGACTATCCCAAAGCGCGCGACAAGGCGAAGCAAGTGCTCGACAATGCGCAGTATGGCCTGGTAGAAAGCTATTTCGATATTTTCACCCCGCAGAACCGCTTCAATAAAGAGATCATTTTCGACATTCAGGCTAAGGGAAACACCGGAGCGGCCAACGGCTTTGCGATGGCGTTGTTCCTCCCGAGAACGACCATTAAACTCCCCGCGGGCGGAACCGTGGGCGGCAACAGCGCCGACGTGCCGACCGAAGAGTTTTACAACAGTTTCAAAACAGGTGACCTCCGCAAGGCCCGCACGTGTTTCACCGAATACGACGCGGGAGCCGGCAAAGCGACTTTCCGTCCGCATTGGTACAAATTCTTCGACCCGTCGGCGATCGCCACGCTCGGCGAAGGGACGCTCACCTACCCTATCCTCCGCTATTCGGACCTGCTGCTGACCTACGCCGAAGCATTGAACGAGATCGGCGGGCCTTCTGCAGAGGCATTCGAGGCGGTGAACAAGGTGCGTCGCCGCGCTTACGGCAAGGCTATCGGCACGGCCGACAAGGAAGTGGACCTGGCCGGACTGAGCAAAACGGCATTCCAGGACGCGATCCTCGACGAACGCAGGTGGGAATTCGGGTTTGAAAACCACCGCTGGTTTGATCTTAAACGCACAGGCAAGCTTCTGAGCACCTTGCAGGCGAAAGGCAACACGGCCATTAAGGAACACCACCTGCTTTTCCCGCTCCCGCAGCGCGAGCTGGATGTGAACAAAAAACTCACGCAAAACCCCGGCTACACCAACTAA
- the pdxR gene encoding MocR-like pyridoxine biosynthesis transcription factor PdxR, with protein MLRPWNIDIVLDDQCGKAIYLQIADAIIRDIQSGRLKGGEALPGSRHLAQVLNVNRNTVVEAVDVLLTEGWLVSRERRGTFVAEKLPSLRGAKVPLPKTTPAAPLLNKYQIQFDDGHPNSKIAPVAELARAYRQIFQRKARWQMMSYVDALGDIDFRREIAQMLSHQRSMQVTENDLCVTRGSQMATYLTAQCLLQPGDYVMIENPGYKPAWSAFEQAGARLLPVRVDQDGLSIDEVAAYLKTYPGQVKAIFTTPHRQYPTTVTLSLHRRLELIRLSNEHGFKIIEDDYDNEFHFGHRPIHPVCAFPGLRNYVYIGTLSKVVAPALRIGYLVTNDQELLHKVSDLRKIIDVQGDTIMEQVILQLIKDGTIRRHIRKASQYYRAKRDFTVSLIDKYLGGKVTYTVPEGGLAFWIVPHRPVSWEDITSKMHSQGILIINPDTFSLGESANGFRLGYGSLSEQQLEEGIKAISKLL; from the coding sequence ATGCTTCGACCATGGAATATCGATATTGTACTGGATGACCAGTGCGGCAAAGCGATTTATTTGCAGATCGCCGACGCGATTATCCGGGATATCCAGTCGGGCCGGCTCAAAGGCGGCGAGGCGCTACCCGGCAGCCGCCATCTGGCGCAGGTGCTGAATGTGAACAGAAATACGGTTGTAGAGGCTGTGGATGTGCTGTTGACCGAGGGATGGCTGGTTTCCAGGGAAAGGCGGGGCACGTTTGTGGCGGAAAAGCTGCCCAGCCTCCGGGGCGCGAAGGTACCGCTCCCCAAAACGACCCCGGCAGCGCCGCTATTGAACAAATACCAGATCCAGTTCGACGACGGCCACCCGAACAGCAAGATCGCGCCGGTAGCAGAGCTGGCGAGGGCTTACCGGCAGATTTTCCAGCGAAAAGCCCGCTGGCAGATGATGTCCTATGTGGATGCCCTGGGCGACATTGATTTTCGGAGGGAAATTGCTCAGATGCTCAGTCATCAGCGAAGCATGCAGGTGACCGAAAACGACCTCTGCGTGACCAGGGGCAGTCAGATGGCCACTTACCTGACGGCGCAATGCCTCTTGCAGCCGGGTGATTATGTGATGATCGAAAACCCGGGTTACAAGCCCGCATGGTCGGCTTTCGAGCAAGCCGGCGCCCGGTTACTGCCGGTGCGTGTGGACCAGGACGGCTTGTCCATCGACGAAGTGGCAGCCTATCTCAAAACCTACCCGGGCCAGGTGAAGGCGATATTTACCACGCCGCACCGCCAGTACCCGACGACGGTCACGCTCAGCTTGCACCGGAGGCTGGAATTGATCCGCCTGTCCAACGAGCACGGATTTAAAATCATTGAAGACGATTATGACAACGAGTTTCATTTCGGACACCGGCCAATACATCCGGTTTGCGCATTTCCGGGGCTTCGGAATTACGTTTACATCGGAACGCTCAGCAAGGTGGTTGCGCCCGCATTGCGGATAGGCTACCTGGTGACCAATGATCAGGAACTGCTGCACAAGGTGAGTGACCTCCGGAAGATTATCGATGTGCAGGGCGATACGATCATGGAGCAGGTGATCCTCCAACTGATCAAGGACGGCACCATCAGAAGGCACATCCGCAAGGCCTCCCAGTATTACAGGGCAAAAAGGGACTTCACCGTGTCGCTGATCGACAAATACCTGGGAGGAAAAGTGACTTACACGGTTCCCGAAGGTGGACTGGCGTTCTGGATCGTGCCGCATCGGCCGGTGAGCTGGGAGGATATTACTTCCAAAATGCACTCGCAAGGGATTTTAATCATCAATCCCGATACTTTCAGTCTGGGAGAATCCGCGAACGGGTTTCGGCTTGGTTACGGCTCGCTGTCCGAACAACAGCTCGAAGAGGGCATTAAAGCCATTTCAAAATTGTTGTGA
- a CDS encoding carboxypeptidase-like regulatory domain-containing protein, which yields MPFPDPIRHHLDKQSFERIYNQNWAKLYSIALCRLEDEDLAKELVQTIFVSLWERRESLVIAGSVSHYLTRAAIYGTVRSAEGELLPGATISVKENAAGTFSDQNGKFRIEKLRAGKLSVSVSFIGYQSQNQNITVKDGDEQRVDFKLSANATDLEDRNTSCDTA from the coding sequence ATGCCATTTCCCGATCCAATCCGCCATCATTTAGATAAACAATCCTTCGAGCGGATTTACAATCAGAATTGGGCCAAACTCTACTCGATTGCCCTGTGCCGGCTGGAAGACGAGGATCTTGCCAAGGAGCTGGTACAAACGATTTTCGTGTCGCTTTGGGAAAGAAGAGAGTCGCTGGTGATAGCGGGAAGTGTGTCGCATTACCTCACGCGCGCCGCCATTTACGGCACCGTCCGCTCGGCCGAGGGCGAATTGCTTCCAGGTGCCACCATTTCAGTCAAAGAAAATGCTGCGGGTACTTTTTCAGATCAGAACGGAAAATTCCGAATAGAAAAGCTACGGGCAGGAAAGCTGTCTGTTTCGGTTAGTTTTATCGGTTATCAATCCCAGAATCAAAACATTACGGTTAAGGACGGCGATGAGCAACGCGTGGATTTCAAGCTCTCTGCCAATGCCACCGACCTCGAAGACAGAAATACGTCCTGCGACACCGCTTAG
- a CDS encoding sulfatase family protein: MKRILTLLITLTTTFCFGQTKKKPNILYIMSDDHTSQAWGIYGGILKDYVKNDHIEWLAANGATLGNAFCTNSICVPSRAAILTGRYSHRNGVYDLSDSLSPDSLNYAKLLKTAGYQTALIGKWHLVKEPAGFDYYCVLPGQGRYRNPIMMTKEDFREDQKGGKVYEGYSTDVITDQSIAWLEKRDKSKPFYLSTHFKATHEPFDYPKRYENYLEDVEIPYPADFADRGATGSGRTHDGWPLDLLGTRYEKGTGKEYPGHSFSLQGLDSVAARKKIYQKFVKDYIRCGAAVDDNIGRLIQYLKDAGELDNTIIIYTSDQGYFLGEHGFFDKRFIYEPSIRMPFVISYPKEIPKGKRVNDLILNIDFASLFLDYAGIAPPASMQGKSFRKNLQGKTPAHWRKDIYYRYWANEPNRPAHFGIRTDRYKLAFFYGQSRTKTARDNMKYPPGWEFYDLKNDPGEDRNAILDPQYKDIIAKLKARLKDIKKESGDGVESNPTIEELIQQNW, from the coding sequence ATGAAGCGCATCCTGACCTTACTGATTACCCTGACGACCACATTTTGTTTCGGGCAGACTAAGAAGAAACCCAACATTCTGTACATCATGTCCGACGACCACACCTCGCAGGCGTGGGGCATTTATGGGGGTATACTGAAAGATTACGTAAAAAACGACCACATCGAATGGCTGGCGGCGAATGGCGCTACGCTGGGTAATGCATTCTGTACCAACTCGATATGCGTGCCCAGCCGCGCGGCAATCCTGACCGGCCGGTATAGCCATCGAAACGGCGTGTATGATTTGAGCGATTCACTCAGCCCCGATAGCTTAAACTACGCCAAACTGCTGAAAACGGCCGGCTACCAGACGGCGCTGATCGGTAAATGGCATTTGGTGAAAGAACCGGCGGGATTTGACTACTACTGCGTGCTGCCCGGCCAGGGACGTTACCGGAACCCCATCATGATGACGAAAGAGGATTTCCGGGAAGACCAGAAAGGGGGCAAAGTGTATGAAGGCTATTCGACGGACGTGATCACCGACCAATCCATTGCCTGGCTCGAAAAGCGGGACAAAAGTAAGCCGTTTTACCTCTCCACCCATTTCAAAGCCACCCACGAGCCGTTTGATTATCCAAAACGCTACGAAAATTACCTCGAAGACGTAGAGATCCCCTACCCTGCGGACTTCGCCGACCGCGGTGCCACGGGTTCGGGCCGCACGCACGACGGCTGGCCGCTGGACCTCCTCGGCACGCGCTACGAAAAAGGTACCGGTAAGGAATATCCGGGCCATTCGTTTTCATTGCAGGGGCTGGATTCGGTAGCCGCGCGAAAAAAGATTTACCAGAAGTTTGTGAAGGATTATATCCGCTGCGGCGCCGCCGTCGACGACAACATCGGCCGCCTGATCCAATATCTGAAAGATGCGGGCGAGCTGGACAATACGATCATCATTTACACATCCGACCAGGGCTATTTCCTCGGCGAACACGGCTTTTTCGACAAGCGGTTTATCTACGAACCGTCGATCCGCATGCCGTTCGTGATCAGCTATCCGAAGGAAATTCCGAAAGGCAAAAGGGTTAACGACCTCATTCTCAATATCGACTTCGCGTCGCTGTTCCTCGATTATGCCGGCATTGCGCCGCCCGCATCCATGCAGGGCAAAAGTTTCCGCAAAAACTTGCAGGGGAAAACGCCCGCTCATTGGCGGAAGGACATTTACTATCGCTATTGGGCCAATGAACCGAACCGCCCGGCGCATTTCGGCATACGGACGGACCGGTACAAGCTGGCATTTTTCTACGGGCAATCGAGGACCAAAACCGCCCGGGACAACATGAAATACCCGCCGGGCTGGGAATTTTATGATTTGAAAAACGATCCGGGCGAAGATCGCAATGCCATTCTCGATCCGCAATACAAAGACATCATTGCCAAACTGAAAGCCCGTCTGAAAGACATTAAAAAGGAAAGCGGCGACGGCGTGGAATCGAACCCGACCATTGAGGAATTGATCCAACAGAATTGGTAG